The Populus trichocarpa isolate Nisqually-1 chromosome 11, P.trichocarpa_v4.1, whole genome shotgun sequence genome has a segment encoding these proteins:
- the LOC7471887 gene encoding gibberellin 2-beta-dioxygenase 1 isoform X1, protein MVLVPKPALQQFSFIRNIKPTTFFSGIPLIDLSKPDSKHLLVKACEEFGFFKVVNHGVPLEFISKLESEAVKFFSLPLSEKEKASPPNPFGYGKKSIGQNGDVGWVEYLLLTTNQESVSQRLSSVFGDNPEKFRCALNDYVSAVKKMACEILEMMADGLKIQNRNVFSKLLMDEQSDSVFRLNHYPPCPEIQALKDHNMIGFGEHTDPQIISVLRSNNTSGLQISLNDGSWISVPPDPSSFFINVGDSLQVMTNGRFKSVRHRVLANSIKARISMIYFGGPPLREKIAPLPSLMEGEESLYREFTWFEYKRSAYNSRLADNKLVLFERITAS, encoded by the exons ATGGTGCTCGTGCCCAAGCCAGCACTTCAACAGTTCTCGTTTATAAGAAACATCAAACCCACCACATTCTTTTCTGGAATCCCTCTAATAGACCTCTCAAAACCCGACTCCAAGCACCTCCTGGTCAAGGCATGTGAGGAATTTGGATTTTTCAAGGTAGTCAACCATGGCGTGCCTTTGGAATTCATTTCGAAGCTGGAATCGGAAGCTGTCAAGTTCTTCTCATTACCGCTTTCTGAGAAAGAAAAAGCAAGCCCTCCTAATCCCTTTGGCTATGGTAAGAAAAGCATTGGACAAAACGGTGATGTGGGTTGGGTAGAATACCTTCTCCTGACCACTAATCAAGAATCAGTTTCTCAGAGACTCTCTTCAGTTTTTGGTGACAACCCAGAAAAGTTTCG GTGTGCTTTGAATGATTATGTATCAGCTGTGAAGAAAATGGCATGTGAGATTCTTGAAATGATGGCTGATGGTCTAAAGATTCAGAATAGAAATGTGTTTAGTAAACTTTTGATGGATGAACAGAGTGACTCTGTTTTTAGGCTAAATCACTACCCTCCATGCCCAGAGATTCAAGCATTGAAAGACCACAACATGATTGGATTTGGAGAGCACACAGACCCACAGATCATTTCTGTGTTAAGATCCAACAACACTTCTGGCCTGCAAATCTCTCTTAATGATGGAAGCTGGATTTCAGTCCCACCTGACCCGAGCTCATTTTTCATCAATGTTGGCGACTCATTACAG GTTATGACTAATGGGCGGTTTAAAAGTGTAAGGCACAGAGTCTTGGCCAACAGTATAAAGGCTAGAATttcaatgatttattttggtggACCACctttgagagagaaaatagcTCCATTGCCCTCGCTCATGGAAGGAGAAGAAAGCTTGTACAGAGAATTTACATGGTTCGAGTACAAGAGATCTGCTTACAACTCAAGATTGGCCGATAATAAGCTTGTCCTCTTCGAGAGGATAACAGCCTCGTAA
- the LOC7471887 gene encoding gibberellin 2-beta-dioxygenase 1 isoform X2: MVLVPKPALQQFSFIRNIKPTTFFSGIPLIDLSKPDSKHLLVKACEEFGFFKVVNHGVPLEFISKLESEAVKFFSLPLSEKEKASPPNPFGYGKKSIGQNGDVGWVEYLLLTTNQESVSQRLSSVFGDNPEKFRCALNDYVSAVKKMACEILEMMADGLKIQNRNVFSKLLMDEQSDSVFRLNHYPPCPEIQALKDHNMIGFGEHTDPQIISVLRSNNTSGLQISLNDGSWISVPPDPSSFFINVGDSLQFCYSSNLLLIESVIDIEGVID; the protein is encoded by the exons ATGGTGCTCGTGCCCAAGCCAGCACTTCAACAGTTCTCGTTTATAAGAAACATCAAACCCACCACATTCTTTTCTGGAATCCCTCTAATAGACCTCTCAAAACCCGACTCCAAGCACCTCCTGGTCAAGGCATGTGAGGAATTTGGATTTTTCAAGGTAGTCAACCATGGCGTGCCTTTGGAATTCATTTCGAAGCTGGAATCGGAAGCTGTCAAGTTCTTCTCATTACCGCTTTCTGAGAAAGAAAAAGCAAGCCCTCCTAATCCCTTTGGCTATGGTAAGAAAAGCATTGGACAAAACGGTGATGTGGGTTGGGTAGAATACCTTCTCCTGACCACTAATCAAGAATCAGTTTCTCAGAGACTCTCTTCAGTTTTTGGTGACAACCCAGAAAAGTTTCG GTGTGCTTTGAATGATTATGTATCAGCTGTGAAGAAAATGGCATGTGAGATTCTTGAAATGATGGCTGATGGTCTAAAGATTCAGAATAGAAATGTGTTTAGTAAACTTTTGATGGATGAACAGAGTGACTCTGTTTTTAGGCTAAATCACTACCCTCCATGCCCAGAGATTCAAGCATTGAAAGACCACAACATGATTGGATTTGGAGAGCACACAGACCCACAGATCATTTCTGTGTTAAGATCCAACAACACTTCTGGCCTGCAAATCTCTCTTAATGATGGAAGCTGGATTTCAGTCCCACCTGACCCGAGCTCATTTTTCATCAATGTTGGCGACTCATTACAG TTTTGTTACAGCTCTAATCTCCTCCTCATAGAAAGCGTGATAGACATAGAAGGCGTGATAGACTAG